In the genome of Harmonia axyridis chromosome 4, icHarAxyr1.1, whole genome shotgun sequence, the window TGTTATCGGAATATTTCTAtgcattttccaaaaaaatggaatttcttcaccaatataaaaaatatgctAATAGCCTACTTCCAATTATGGAAGATACCATGTCAAAAATTGCAGGAAATTGATTCTTCAAAACTGACATGAAAAATTAGGTTTGGTTGATTGGctgtgatctttttttttttgtaagtttGTCTCAAGCAAAATCCAAAAAAGCTCGaatttcaaatatagaaaaaacctGTTCTTTTGAACTGAAATCTTTTGGTTTCTGAAATATCTGACTTTGTCAAGAGCTATTCTATTCTCTTGAAATGGctgtgattgatttttttttcaaaactcaaATTAATTACCTCTTCAAGTCAACCCTTTGCAGTCAATAGAAAACAATTGTCGgcaattattaaaaattttgaataatatgcCGACAGTATAGTGTAAATTTAGCCGACCAAAAGATACATATTTTGCATTTCcttgaacaatttcaattttttcattttttttattattattattttttttttatttataattatcgTAACCCACCTACTATCCTCCTTCCACCTGCCAGATGTCCAATATGAAGTTCCAACTTCTTCGAATTCTGTATATTGACATTTACTTTCAACGGAGGATGATGATCATATTTTCCTCTATGATCCTTCATAGGAGTTCTGGTTATCGTTGTTGTCTGAACGAAGTCGTATAATCCCAAACTCCACGATCCCTTATTCGATAATTTGGTTCCCATGAAGTTACCTTCGATTTCATACCATCCCTTCAATTGTTTGTCTGGGAACGTTTGGGTGTATTGGATTAGGTTGTTTTTGAAGTCACTCCTGAAAATTTGAGTTATAGTCAATGGGCGGTACCTTAAAAACGTGTAGAGTGAATTGGGTAGCAGCGGGTATAACTCTTGTTACTGCATTGTTGCCAACACAGTAGGGTGAAATGAGTGAATTtaagattcttatgaaaattcaaagaaagCTGTCATGCCGAGTTAAAAGCACTTGTGAGCTAGTTCAATACCTAATGGGTGAATAAATTTTATCGACTGAATTGAAGAAAGccctattttcttgaattgttAAGGTTTACAGAAAACTTAGTCAGAAGACTTAGTCTTTGATTCAATAATTGTTGAGAATTCCATAAAACGTAGTTACTCTTTGATTCTGTTACTCCATTTCTATGTTAATGTGTTACTGACATTTGATTTGAACATGCTTCTATGGATATTTAGTGTTATTTTGAACTTAAATTTCGAAGTGACATCTCTTTCGTTCACGGTTGAAGGcgagatattttttcagaacttgaattaaatttcaatGTAATTTTGTCATAGCGAACGTATGTTGACTTCAAATCttgaagaaaattgtaaaaaattacgAAGAAGCAAAAAGGGTAGTAAGAAACTCATTGCGAAAAAGCTCATATGACAAAGAGTATCAAATTTTGTGAAGTACACTGCATAAAACTGTGTGGAATGAATTGAACTCCGCTACTTGGATACTCAAATTTAGCgataattttggaaaatttctcCGAGTATATTATATGATCTGAATATTCAATGGTAAAGAAGATTTTGATGCTTAATAAGAGTATTAACATCGGCAATTGCCATAAGTTGATCGAATATTTGAAGCAAGGATCGAAAGGTAATAATGAACTCAGTTAGacctcaaacaatttttttgatgccTCACAAATAATGACGTTCACAGGCATTCGAATAATTTGAACATTCGTCGATTTTTTAGCTTCCTGGTGATAAATCAGTCAAACTGCAATTTCTTGCTGTAATTATCAAACAGATTTTATTACTCTCAACTAATTTTTCTTCAGTAAAAAAGCGAAGcttttttacaaaaaattatatttataatttgttATACGTATATAATAAACCGATTTGGAAACACACCAATAGCAATAAAACTTTTGGCAATAAGAAAAAtcataaatcattcaaaatctTGAGTAAAATATGCAGAttgaattatttccatgaaaccaTATTTGTTCATAAATAaaactattattattgaattataatattatatagaAATGAGGTAATTCCCTCTTCAACATTCATCTCTAATAATCAAACTTTTAACATTATATCAAAATTTCCTTATATAATTCATTCTTCGAACCAAAATTACACAAACCTGAATTTTGTCATTTCTGAAACAGACCAGCCTGCCTCTGTTACATTACGTAAGACCAGCTTGTAATTGAATAAGAAGTTGCTCCTCTTCTGGGTCACCTCTTCAGCATAGAAGGGGTCCAGTGATGCAATTCCGTAATCAGGTAGACCTGGAGATGAAGGATAATTTCCAATTAAAATGTTGTTGAAAAACCCTATGGGGTATTTTCTGAAAGCATTATTCTATTCTGCCAATTGCAGAATCTAATCAGCGTGATTCGAATCAAAAGAATCAAAATGATTCTACTCTTATTTTTTGAGACCTTCGAGATACAGCTCAAAATTCCAAACCATAGACTTCCAAATGAATTATACcagagagtaataaacatagatgcaAATATGAATgtttggaatacgatattttttctaattgtcgaatttataataagcagaatatttattattttctgtacctacatgctgaaatccaaggtttgtcaacttttgctctcctagtgtcaccgcttgtttcacgtcgtttgtcgCGCTTGAAGttagttttctgaatttctgatatattaaggtatttatttcaatatattttgagttaatatgacatgttgattcactatgggacataagaactgcgttctttgtggagaaactcgcgaattgagtgaaatatcctatcactgatatgttttcatttccgcgcgcttcttgtcaaatttgatagttcatgttggggacaaaatttgcttactgaaaatgatatatcgtcggctaagagtgtaaatctgctatgtccattcaatagagtttattgaatgtattttcatgaataaactctcttattattattattataacactgtactgtacggttttttttgGTCTcatgtgaaattgttcattatggacatagcagatttacactcttagccgacgatatgctccttctatctatgtttattactctgagaattATACATAATCTCACCTGATTTATAATAGGGTCTCAAATTGTTGATGCCATCTTTCACACAGTTATCAAAATTGGTATTATTTTTGCGGCAATATCTAAAGTGTcgccctgaaaaaaatattaatataatttaTGCTGAATAGAATTAGAATTCTTCCAGGTGAACGAATTGCGTTATTTCAATCAATACTCAAATATTTATcgttattcttcaaattatatGCTGAGAAACAAATATAGTTCTGAAAATTTGCGTAGAATTAATTGCATTCCTAAATATTTCATTGTGTATTTGATCATACACAGAGCTCTTTTTTAACATAAAGCTAATCCTCTCATAGATAAAGTGACCGAGGGAAACATTTCTTCAACTTTTGGTTTCGAAACCTCCAAACtcaacttattttgaaatagttaCACCTCAAAAAGATTCCACTGTGCTTTTCATGGACAGCACCTAGATATATTATTGCAGGATAAAGCAAAGCCTCAACAGAGTTGATTAAGAGAAATATTTCACAGCTTTGCTGATGGAAATCTTAACTACAATAAATTATGAATGCATTAAAACCAAAAAGATTCTACAGTGAGTTTGAAGTTTAAATTAATCTAGATCATAGCTTATTCTAAATTGAAGAGATGAATAACGCTTATTTTCAGATAAATCTAAGCCTTCTAGAACAAAAGTAAATCTTTTCTTTGTATTTGAAATCGTTCGAGAAAGAAAGTGAAACTCCtctgaaaatttacattttaGTATGTGTGAAATTCGATAACTTCTCATTCATTCGAATGATCAAATTAAGAAATTGAAAGTATGAATTGCTATGATCATACTGGATACGATATTTTTTACCAACAGCCTTCCTAGCCGTActagttttataatttttggaaattgtatTTCCAAATCCACCCAGATCATCATAATCACCATATTATCCCTAAAAGTTTGTTTCGTAGGAGTAGTGATCCAGGGATTGACATGAAAGACCTAGGTTTGAATTCTCCATCAAGGTCAGTTTCTTCAATTCTGAAACAGCTCTTTCTAGGTATGTTTTGAGGTATTTTGAATGAAGGAGAAGATAATGAATCTTGAAATTTGCAATATTAGTCCATTCCATATCTAGAAATTTCTCTGAAGGGCAATCATTGAATTTGATGGATTGCTTTTTCTTTGTTGAAGAGAATCATTGCTTGGCAATCAATTTCATATTTGGCTATCAAAACCACTAAAACTATTTTGGCTACCTAATTTCATCTTTATGCCAAACGttccaatatttcaatttcgaattAGCAATACACAGATGATATAATTGTTTCTTTCTCAAGAGATTCAACAGTTTTATTCTTGCTTGAAGAAAGCTTATGCTTGCAAGGTTGAATATCTATTTGCACGTAAATTTGAAATACTAAGATAATCAGTTGACATCGAACTTACTCAAATCGACTTGACATTTAACCAATACAACGGCACAGCAAAAAACAATAATAGTCCTAATCATCCCGCACATCTTTACGAATTTGAGTCAAGAACAATTTCGAAACCACTCAACACATTTTAAATGCACCTATGTTGTCTTCACTCAAAGACTATAGACTAATATAATTGCAAGAGTTGGATGTTTTGTGGATTATTACTCAACCCAACCCCACCTGAGAGTTGAGCCAGTTGAATGATCAAATATATCAGGCAGGCTGGTATCTATAGATCACCTCTGATACTTCACTTTCACGGATTTTTCAAGACTGTTTAGAGATTCGTAAATGTGCTATTATGCCACATGCGGTAATGCATTCCGAATTCTTACATCACAAGCAAGATCAGGTATGCGTGTGTATTGAACACTTCCGATTTGTTCTCCATTTTGGTCAATGATCGTGAATTTGCAGGAAATTCATTTCTGAATCGTATAAACTAGATTACTATGTTATAAGGATAATTTATTGGATTAATAGAGCTATAGGCGCTTTGGTACTTGGATAATTAGTTATCTTAATTGTGTTGCTGTGGATTTACCTTTTAAGTGTTGCATTGATCAATTATGTCTTGGAGgaggaaggaaataacaaatcaattattcaatatttattatgtATGTGAAGTGGAAATTATACTTCCTTACTAGATGtagattttcatttttaatatcaaTTATTCGACTATACCTAGTTATTTTCGTGAACTGAGTGAAAAGTAATGCTTTTTCATATGTTTTGTCTTATAGGGTGAACTCTCAAACGTGATATATTTTTCGCTTGAGATGGTATAGCTATTTATAATAGAAACGCAGAAAGTATTgataacagaccaattgaaaagtccccggtctgccatagtaaaacacatttcttTGGCAAAAATCGATTTcatcattcaacatagttgccttctagggcgatacagcgattatagcgatcttccaacttttcgataccatttttggagtacgatttgtttttcgcttcaaaataggcctcagtttcggcgataacttctttccag includes:
- the LOC123678760 gene encoding uncharacterized protein LOC123678760 isoform X3, which produces MKVSVPYSNHQRRHTWRHFRYCRKNNTNFDNCVKDGINNLRPYYKSGLPDYGIASLDPFYAEEVTQKRSNFLFNYKLVLRNVTEAGWSVSEMTKFRSDFKNNLIQYTQTFPDKQLKGWYEIEGNFMGTKLSNKGSWSLGLYDFVQTTTITRTPMKDHRGKYDHHPPLKVNVNIQNSKKLELHIGHLAGGRRIVENMLDWIINSAWQPGFVVLSPLINDLVSTAFTKIMNDSFKNFPLEQIFPY
- the LOC123678760 gene encoding uncharacterized protein LOC123678760 isoform X1 yields the protein MKVSVPYSNHQRRHTCIDILMMLCSELGRHFRYCRKNNTNFDNCVKDGINNLRPYYKSGLPDYGIASLDPFYAEEVTQKRSNFLFNYKLVLRNVTEAGWSVSEMTKFRSDFKNNLIQYTQTFPDKQLKGWYEIEGNFMGTKLSNKGSWSLGLYDFVQTTTITRTPMKDHRGKYDHHPPLKVNVNIQNSKKLELHIGHLAGGRRIVENMLDWIINSAWQPGFVVLSPLINDLVSTAFTKIMNDSFKNFPLEQIFPY
- the LOC123678760 gene encoding uncharacterized protein LOC123678760 isoform X2; this encodes MCGMIRTIIVFCCAVVLVKCQVDLRRHFRYCRKNNTNFDNCVKDGINNLRPYYKSGLPDYGIASLDPFYAEEVTQKRSNFLFNYKLVLRNVTEAGWSVSEMTKFRSDFKNNLIQYTQTFPDKQLKGWYEIEGNFMGTKLSNKGSWSLGLYDFVQTTTITRTPMKDHRGKYDHHPPLKVNVNIQNSKKLELHIGHLAGGRRIVENMLDWIINSAWQPGFVVLSPLINDLVSTAFTKIMNDSFKNFPLEQIFPY